A genomic stretch from Dissulfurispira thermophila includes:
- the lepA gene encoding translation elongation factor 4 has translation MSKNIRNFSIIAHIDHGKSTLADRLLEFTGALSSREMTEQVLDSMDLERERGITIKAHAVRLNYKADDGNSYVLNLIDTPGHVDFSYEVSRSLASCEGSLLVVDATQGVEAQTLANTYLAVEHNHEIIPVINKIDLPGAEPERVKAQIEEAIGIDCSDAILASAKEGIGIKEILEAIVKKIPSPIDADKNPLKALIFDSWFDNYQGVIVLVRVFEGIIQPAMRIKLMATNKEYEVTKVGVFTPKMQEVPHLSSGEVGYVIAGIKNVGDTKIGDTITDANNPADKPLPGYKEIKPMVFCGLYPIETHQYEDLKNSLEKLRLNDSSFSFEPETSSALGFGFRCGFLGLLHMEIIKERLEREFSLSLISTAPTVVYKVTDMAGKEFYIDNPSSLPDRHQKIEEPFVKVTIFVPQTYIGQILELCQEKRGIQKEFSYISQDRIMVTYELPLNEILWDFYDRLKSVSKGYASMDYEFLGYRESNLVKLDILLNGEPVDALSLIVHKDKAYYKGRQIAEKLREVIPRQLFEIAIQAAIGGKVIARESVKALRKNVLAKCYGGDVTRKRKLLEKQKEGKKRMKQIGKVEIPQEAFLSVLQVKD, from the coding sequence ATGTCTAAAAATATCAGAAATTTTTCTATCATTGCACATATAGACCACGGCAAGTCCACACTTGCAGACAGGCTTCTGGAATTTACAGGAGCACTGAGTTCAAGAGAAATGACAGAGCAGGTTTTAGATTCTATGGATCTTGAGAGAGAAAGAGGCATCACTATTAAGGCACATGCTGTAAGATTAAACTACAAGGCTGATGATGGAAATTCTTATGTGCTAAATCTCATAGATACACCCGGACATGTTGACTTTTCATACGAAGTATCCAGAAGTCTTGCATCATGCGAGGGGAGTCTTTTAGTGGTTGATGCCACACAGGGGGTAGAGGCACAAACCCTTGCAAATACTTATCTTGCTGTTGAGCATAATCATGAGATAATACCTGTTATCAACAAAATAGATTTGCCAGGCGCAGAACCTGAAAGAGTTAAGGCTCAAATAGAAGAAGCCATCGGTATAGACTGTTCTGATGCAATACTTGCAAGCGCAAAAGAGGGTATAGGCATAAAAGAGATACTCGAAGCCATTGTAAAAAAGATACCATCTCCAATAGATGCAGATAAAAACCCTCTAAAGGCATTGATATTTGATTCATGGTTTGATAACTATCAAGGAGTTATAGTTCTTGTCAGGGTGTTTGAAGGGATAATACAGCCTGCTATGAGAATAAAACTAATGGCAACAAATAAGGAGTACGAGGTTACCAAGGTTGGTGTATTTACCCCAAAGATGCAGGAAGTGCCTCATCTTTCTTCAGGTGAGGTTGGGTATGTAATCGCAGGCATAAAAAATGTGGGAGATACAAAGATAGGAGATACCATAACAGATGCAAACAACCCTGCTGACAAGCCTTTGCCCGGATATAAAGAAATAAAGCCTATGGTCTTTTGTGGGCTTTATCCTATTGAGACGCATCAATATGAAGACTTGAAAAATTCACTCGAAAAGCTGAGGCTAAATGATTCATCCTTCAGCTTTGAACCAGAGACATCTTCTGCCCTTGGATTTGGATTTAGATGTGGATTCCTTGGACTGCTCCACATGGAAATAATAAAAGAAAGACTCGAAAGAGAGTTCTCGCTTTCACTTATCAGCACAGCACCCACTGTTGTTTATAAGGTAACTGATATGGCAGGCAAAGAATTTTATATTGATAACCCGAGCAGCCTCCCTGATAGACACCAGAAGATAGAAGAACCATTCGTAAAAGTAACCATTTTTGTGCCGCAGACATATATAGGCCAGATACTTGAACTCTGTCAGGAGAAGCGAGGCATACAAAAGGAATTCAGCTACATAAGCCAGGATAGGATTATGGTTACTTATGAACTTCCTTTAAATGAAATACTATGGGACTTTTATGACAGGCTTAAGTCTGTCTCAAAAGGTTATGCATCTATGGATTATGAATTTTTGGGCTACAGAGAATCTAACCTCGTCAAGCTTGATATATTGCTCAATGGAGAGCCTGTGGATGCACTTTCCTTGATTGTACATAAAGATAAGGCGTATTATAAAGGAAGGCAGATTGCAGAAAAATTAAGAGAGGTTATCCCAAGGCAATTGTTTGAGATTGCAATACAGGCTGCTATAGGCGGAAAGGTTATAGCAAGAGAAAGTGTAAAGGCTCTTAGGAAAAATGTCCTTGCAAAATGTTATGGTGGGGATGTTACAAGAAAAAGAAAACTCCTCGAAAAACAAAAAGAGGGCAAAAAAAGAATGAAACAGATCGGAAAAGTTGAAATACCACAAGAGGCGTTCCTCTCGGTATTGCAGGTAAAAGATTAG
- a CDS encoding ROK family protein, whose protein sequence is MAKNYAIGIDIGGTNIRAALVNSAGEVKSKLKESTGTKPIAVIHKLIDSLSSKYAEQICGIGIAVAGIINRNAGIIMRSPNISALSGIDLEADIKSRYKTCVVIENDANAAAYGEKCIGAGKDFKNFVMLTLGTGIGGGIIVNNKLLSVAAEVGHMSIRADGQPCACGNVGCLESYASASAIIGNAVSEIEKGTNSTLKAMYNGNFYKITAEDIYKAALDGDPLSRTVLREAGKSLGIGIANLINILSPDAIILTGGLLGAWNIYVETAIQEASKRTLKELYSNVKIIPSLLGDNAGIIGAAQLVFEECRV, encoded by the coding sequence ATGGCAAAAAACTATGCCATTGGGATAGACATTGGCGGTACTAATATAAGGGCTGCATTGGTTAACTCAGCAGGTGAAGTGAAATCAAAATTAAAGGAATCAACTGGCACCAAACCCATTGCCGTGATTCACAAGCTTATAGACTCCCTATCTTCAAAATATGCAGAACAAATATGCGGCATAGGGATTGCTGTTGCAGGCATAATAAACAGAAATGCTGGCATTATTATGAGATCACCTAACATATCAGCACTTTCAGGTATTGATCTCGAGGCAGATATAAAGAGCCGATACAAGACCTGTGTTGTTATAGAAAATGATGCTAATGCTGCTGCTTATGGAGAAAAATGTATCGGAGCAGGAAAGGACTTTAAAAATTTCGTGATGCTCACACTCGGCACGGGTATCGGAGGGGGTATAATAGTTAACAATAAATTGCTCTCTGTGGCAGCAGAAGTAGGACATATGAGTATCAGGGCTGATGGACAGCCTTGTGCATGCGGCAATGTGGGATGTCTTGAATCATATGCATCAGCAAGCGCTATTATAGGAAATGCTGTATCAGAAATAGAAAAAGGAACAAATAGTACATTAAAAGCCATGTATAATGGTAACTTTTATAAAATAACTGCTGAAGATATCTATAAAGCAGCCCTTGATGGAGACCCACTGTCACGGACTGTGCTTAGAGAGGCAGGAAAGAGTCTCGGCATAGGCATTGCTAATTTAATAAACATATTAAGCCCTGATGCAATTATCCTCACAGGAGGACTTTTAGGTGCATGGAACATATATGTTGAAACAGCAATACAAGAGGCATCAAAAAGGACATTAAAAGAGCTTTACAGTAATGTGAAAATAATTCCTTCATTACTGGGCGATAATGCCGGTATAATTGGTGCTGCTCAGCTTGTTTTTGAAGAATGCAGGGTTTAG
- the bamA gene encoding outer membrane protein assembly factor BamA has protein sequence MNMNKLNRVVIVAILLLTTLVISKSSSLQRIFDFFALPVFAQELPIVTAIEVKGVKRIEEGSIKAKISQKIKDPLSQEKTTEDIKAIYKMGYFDDVKVEIEPFEGGIKVIYLVKEKPTIVKVDFQGNKKYKDDDLKDKISLTAGAISDVTLINDNAVKLKKFYEDEGYYLANIVPVVRKIEEGEVSVTYQIDEGKKVKIKEIKIEGNKALSASKIKKAMKTSERGLFSFILGGGYYKKDEMKADIERIKDLYYNNGYIKVTVGEPRIQLTEDKEGMQIIIQISEGEQFKVSSVEIAGNKAFSEDELRKLIKLAPKTIFNKEILRKDVTAITDQYSNNGYALVVVSPDLIPNEETKETRVVYRIDEGDKYKIGRIEISGNTKTRDKVIRREIRLDEGDVFNASALKRSYERINNLQFFESVELSPKPKPEEKLVDLDVKVKEKATGFLSVGGGYSSIDRFVAMVDITQGNLFGSGQYIKLRGELGGRSSFYELSFRDPWFMDKPISFGTSIYKTTRKYGNFERKATGLEVSFGKSFWEYWGASIAYNYEKATIFNVKDTASQTIKDQEGTATTSSVTLSVGRDTRDNYLDPLKGSKNVLSTTFAGLGGTNAFYKALFDSGWYYPLFDVTTVHLRGRVGYASGIFGKKLPLYERYYVGGIYTVRGLGYGEAGPKDINGEAIGGEKQLVFNAEYIFPIVAEYKFKGLVFFDAGRAYATGETIGSDLRYTSGAGIRWISPIGPIRIEWGYNLDKRPGESSSKVEFTFGSFF, from the coding sequence ATGAATATGAATAAGCTTAATAGAGTAGTCATAGTTGCAATATTATTACTGACCACTCTGGTAATCAGCAAATCGTCCTCACTACAGAGAATCTTTGATTTTTTTGCTCTCCCTGTTTTTGCACAAGAACTTCCAATTGTAACAGCTATTGAAGTAAAAGGAGTTAAGCGCATAGAAGAAGGCTCAATTAAGGCAAAGATATCTCAAAAAATCAAGGATCCACTCTCTCAGGAAAAGACAACAGAGGATATAAAAGCAATTTATAAAATGGGTTACTTTGATGATGTCAAGGTCGAAATAGAGCCATTTGAAGGTGGAATAAAGGTCATCTATCTTGTTAAAGAAAAACCAACTATTGTAAAGGTAGATTTCCAAGGAAACAAAAAATATAAAGATGATGATTTGAAAGACAAAATTTCATTGACTGCAGGAGCAATCTCAGATGTGACCCTGATTAATGATAATGCTGTGAAATTGAAGAAATTTTATGAAGATGAGGGGTATTATCTTGCCAATATAGTCCCTGTTGTAAGAAAAATCGAAGAAGGGGAGGTTTCAGTAACATACCAGATAGATGAAGGCAAAAAAGTAAAAATAAAGGAGATAAAGATAGAAGGTAATAAAGCACTTTCTGCCAGCAAAATAAAAAAGGCAATGAAGACTTCTGAGAGAGGGTTGTTCTCATTTATTCTTGGTGGCGGATATTATAAAAAAGACGAGATGAAGGCTGATATAGAAAGGATAAAAGACCTTTATTATAACAATGGGTATATAAAGGTTACTGTTGGGGAGCCCAGGATCCAGCTCACAGAAGATAAAGAGGGAATGCAGATTATAATACAGATTTCTGAAGGCGAACAATTTAAGGTCTCATCTGTAGAGATTGCAGGCAACAAGGCATTTTCAGAGGATGAATTGCGAAAGCTGATAAAACTTGCTCCAAAGACGATTTTTAATAAGGAGATCTTGCGTAAAGATGTAACTGCAATTACAGACCAGTACTCAAATAATGGATATGCTCTTGTTGTGGTTTCTCCTGACCTTATACCAAATGAAGAGACAAAAGAGACGAGGGTAGTTTACAGGATTGACGAAGGAGATAAATATAAAATCGGTAGGATAGAAATATCAGGGAATACAAAGACAAGAGATAAAGTAATAAGAAGAGAAATAAGATTGGATGAAGGAGATGTTTTTAATGCCTCTGCCTTAAAAAGAAGCTATGAAAGAATTAATAACCTGCAGTTTTTTGAATCTGTTGAGCTTTCTCCAAAGCCAAAGCCCGAGGAAAAGCTTGTTGACCTCGATGTTAAGGTAAAAGAAAAGGCAACAGGTTTTCTGAGTGTGGGTGGAGGCTATAGTTCTATAGACAGATTTGTGGCAATGGTTGATATAACGCAAGGCAATCTCTTTGGCAGTGGGCAGTATATAAAGCTTCGTGGAGAACTTGGCGGCAGGAGTTCTTTTTATGAACTCTCTTTCAGGGACCCCTGGTTTATGGATAAACCAATATCATTTGGAACCAGTATTTACAAAACAACAAGAAAATATGGAAACTTCGAAAGAAAGGCTACAGGACTGGAGGTATCATTTGGAAAGAGTTTCTGGGAATACTGGGGTGCATCCATAGCCTATAACTATGAAAAGGCTACAATATTTAATGTAAAAGATACAGCCTCTCAGACAATAAAGGATCAGGAGGGAACAGCCACAACAAGCAGTGTGACCTTGTCTGTTGGAAGAGATACGAGGGATAATTATCTGGATCCATTGAAAGGGTCTAAGAATGTGCTCTCTACAACTTTTGCAGGACTTGGCGGCACAAATGCGTTTTATAAAGCGCTGTTTGATTCAGGGTGGTATTATCCCTTATTTGATGTAACTACTGTGCACCTTCGTGGAAGAGTTGGTTATGCATCAGGCATTTTTGGTAAAAAACTCCCCCTTTATGAAAGATATTATGTTGGAGGTATTTACACTGTGCGCGGTCTTGGCTATGGTGAAGCAGGTCCTAAAGATATAAATGGAGAGGCAATAGGTGGAGAAAAACAGTTGGTATTTAATGCAGAGTATATATTTCCAATAGTGGCAGAGTATAAATTCAAAGGACTTGTATTTTTTGATGCTGGAAGGGCATATGCAACAGGAGAGACGATTGGCAGTGATCTTAGATATACATCAGGTGCTGGTATCAGATGGATATCTCCAATAGGACCTATCAGGATAGAGTGGGGTTATAATCTGGATAAAAGGCCGGGTGAATCATCAAGCAAAGTGGAATTTACATTTGGTTCATTCTTTTAG
- a CDS encoding OmpH family outer membrane protein has product MKKILVVVVLSFCLLSVGMIPQKSNAEALKVGIVDLLRALNESEAGKRAKADLESLIKSKQTSIEEKGKNIEKLKAELEKQAAIISAEAKKAKEEELERLIRDYQRVVADSQAEVKKKEGELTGEILKDLREMINKIVQEEGYNLILENAEGLVLYANKSLDLTDKVIKRYNESKAGKK; this is encoded by the coding sequence ATGAAAAAAATTCTGGTTGTGGTAGTATTGAGTTTTTGCCTGCTTTCAGTGGGTATGATTCCTCAAAAATCTAATGCAGAGGCACTAAAAGTAGGCATTGTAGATCTTCTGAGGGCACTCAATGAGTCAGAGGCGGGCAAGAGGGCAAAGGCAGATTTGGAGTCATTGATAAAATCCAAGCAGACATCTATAGAGGAAAAAGGAAAGAATATTGAGAAACTGAAGGCAGAGTTAGAAAAGCAGGCAGCTATTATATCTGCTGAAGCAAAAAAGGCAAAGGAAGAAGAATTAGAGCGTCTTATCAGGGATTATCAGAGAGTGGTTGCTGATTCTCAGGCAGAGGTCAAAAAAAAGGAAGGTGAATTGACAGGGGAGATTCTCAAGGATTTAAGGGAAATGATTAATAAGATTGTACAGGAGGAGGGATATAACTTAATACTCGAAAATGCCGAGGGTCTTGTGCTATATGCAAACAAATCCCTTGATCTTACAGATAAGGTGATAAAGAGATATAATGAATCAAAGGCAGGTAAGAAATAG
- the lpxD gene encoding UDP-3-O-(3-hydroxymyristoyl)glucosamine N-acyltransferase produces the protein MKLKDIANLISGEIVGDRDLDITGVAGILDAKEGDITFVSGKKNLKSIKNTKASAVIVREYIRDLAKPQVIVKNPHYAFAQLLSHFYVRPHQCMGISKNAFVSNTAVIGQDVTLYPFVYVSEGASIGRGTVIYPNVFIGENTSIGENCLIYPNVTIREGVFIGNRVIIQAGAVIGSDGFGYVLEEGVHQKIPQIGGVIIEDDVEIGSNVTIDRATTGNTIIGKGTKIDNLVQIGHNVTVGKNVILVAQVGIAGSSIIGDGVVLGGQVGVADHTTIEAGTMIGAKGGAMGEMKRDIYSGILPMPHREWLRAMAVFTKLPELNKKIHELEEKLKRRENGRY, from the coding sequence ATGAAGTTAAAAGATATTGCAAATTTAATTAGTGGTGAAATTGTCGGAGATAGAGACTTAGATATAACAGGTGTTGCTGGAATTTTAGATGCAAAGGAAGGAGATATCACCTTTGTGTCAGGCAAAAAAAATTTAAAAAGCATTAAAAATACTAAAGCATCTGCAGTTATAGTAAGAGAATATATCCGAGATTTAGCAAAACCACAGGTAATTGTAAAAAATCCTCATTATGCATTTGCACAACTTCTATCGCATTTTTATGTAAGGCCGCATCAGTGCATGGGCATCAGTAAGAATGCCTTTGTATCTAATACAGCAGTTATAGGACAGGATGTAACATTATATCCCTTTGTATATGTATCTGAAGGAGCAAGCATAGGCAGAGGAACAGTTATTTATCCTAATGTATTTATCGGAGAAAACACGAGCATTGGCGAAAACTGCCTTATATATCCGAATGTGACTATAAGAGAAGGTGTTTTTATAGGCAACAGGGTAATTATTCAAGCAGGTGCTGTTATAGGTTCGGACGGCTTTGGCTATGTGCTTGAAGAAGGTGTGCATCAGAAAATACCACAGATCGGCGGTGTTATAATAGAAGATGATGTAGAGATTGGCTCAAATGTTACAATTGACAGGGCAACAACAGGCAACACCATAATTGGTAAAGGAACAAAAATAGACAACCTTGTTCAGATAGGACATAATGTAACTGTTGGTAAAAATGTTATATTAGTAGCTCAGGTTGGAATAGCTGGCAGTTCTATTATAGGAGATGGAGTGGTACTTGGCGGTCAGGTTGGTGTTGCTGATCATACAACTATAGAAGCTGGTACCATGATAGGTGCAAAAGGGGGTGCCATGGGAGAAATGAAGAGGGATATATATTCAGGCATACTGCCAATGCCGCACAGGGAGTGGCTAAGGGCAATGGCAGTATTTACAAAACTGCCAGAACTCAATAAAAAGATTCATGAACTCGAAGAAAAACTAAAAAGGAGGGAAAATGGTAGATATTAA
- the fabZ gene encoding 3-hydroxyacyl-ACP dehydratase FabZ yields MVDIKEIFSILPHRYPFLLVDRVVEFTPEIRAVGIKNVTINEPFFQGHFPNNPVMPGVLIVEAMAQVAGIMAFKSGVEGKNVYFMSIEKVKFRKPVVPGDQLRLEVQVIHRRGNVWKFSGSAFAGDQLKSEAEFTAMVAP; encoded by the coding sequence ATGGTAGATATTAAAGAGATATTTTCTATACTTCCTCATAGGTACCCATTTTTGCTCGTTGATAGGGTTGTGGAATTTACTCCCGAGATTAGAGCAGTGGGAATTAAAAATGTAACTATTAACGAACCCTTTTTTCAAGGACATTTTCCTAATAATCCTGTGATGCCGGGTGTGTTGATTGTCGAAGCAATGGCACAGGTAGCAGGGATTATGGCATTTAAATCCGGCGTGGAAGGGAAGAATGTCTATTTTATGAGCATTGAAAAGGTAAAATTCAGAAAACCTGTGGTTCCGGGCGATCAACTCAGACTGGAAGTGCAAGTTATTCATAGGAGGGGAAATGTCTGGAAGTTTTCAGGCAGTGCATTTGCTGGTGACCAGTTGAAATCAGAGGCTGAATTTACTGCTATGGTTGCACCATAA
- the lpxA gene encoding acyl-ACP--UDP-N-acetylglucosamine O-acyltransferase, producing the protein MSKDIHKTAIVSSKAEIDEDVYIGPFCIIGEEVVIRRGTKLISNVIVEGDTEIGKDCVIHPFATIGVAPQDLKYKNEETGVKIGNKNIIREYVSIHRASVGGDGFTEIGDSNFLMAYVHIAHDCKIGNSVIMANAATLAGHVHVEDYAVIGGLVAVHQFTRIGAYAMVGGFSGIGQDIPPYTMASGARAKLYGLNAIGLKRHGFSDEAINSLKKAYKILFREKRTLKDALKKIKSDLPETPEIKHLIEFIEKNKRGICR; encoded by the coding sequence ATGTCAAAGGATATACATAAAACAGCCATTGTGAGTTCAAAAGCAGAAATTGATGAGGATGTTTACATAGGTCCATTTTGCATAATTGGCGAAGAGGTTGTTATAAGAAGAGGCACAAAACTTATTTCAAATGTAATTGTTGAAGGAGATACTGAGATAGGTAAGGATTGTGTAATTCATCCCTTTGCTACTATAGGAGTTGCTCCTCAAGACCTCAAGTATAAGAATGAAGAGACAGGAGTAAAAATTGGCAATAAGAATATCATCAGGGAATATGTATCAATTCATAGGGCATCGGTAGGTGGAGATGGATTTACAGAGATAGGTGACTCAAATTTTCTTATGGCATATGTTCATATAGCTCATGATTGCAAGATTGGCAATTCTGTAATTATGGCAAATGCAGCTACATTAGCAGGTCATGTGCATGTGGAGGACTATGCTGTTATTGGAGGACTTGTAGCTGTTCATCAATTTACACGGATAGGTGCATATGCAATGGTGGGAGGTTTCAGCGGCATAGGTCAAGATATACCCCCTTACACTATGGCATCTGGAGCCAGGGCAAAATTATATGGGTTAAATGCCATAGGTCTTAAGAGGCATGGTTTTTCTGATGAGGCAATAAATAGCCTTAAAAAGGCATATAAGATCCTTTTTAGGGAAAAGCGCACACTAAAGGATGCCTTGAAAAAGATAAAGTCAGACCTGCCCGAAACCCCTGAAATAAAACATCTAATAGAATTTATAGAAAAAAATAAACGAGGAATATGCAGATAG
- a CDS encoding LpxI family protein — MQIGQEIGAKNIGIIAGTGDLPKIIARDAKERGFKVITVALENLASHDMERVSDEIKWINVGKFGELIDTLIKFNVKEAIMAGKVSKTLLYKSKVTPDIRAVKLLFSLKDKSDDSILNAITRELEKEGIHVINTATFSPHLLTPEGVLTEDPPTMDEWKDIEFGWAIAKEIGRLDIGQTVVVKGQAVMAVEAIEGTDDAILRGGRLSGEGAVVIKVSKPHQDMRLDVPVIGINTLRSMIEVKARIIAIEAHKSMIVNRDRLIREAEESGISVVGISHEKIAKKLSHMKY, encoded by the coding sequence ATGCAGATAGGTCAAGAGATAGGAGCCAAAAATATTGGAATAATTGCTGGGACAGGAGATCTCCCCAAGATAATAGCCAGAGATGCAAAGGAGCGAGGCTTCAAGGTAATTACAGTAGCCCTTGAAAACCTTGCATCTCATGACATGGAAAGAGTCTCAGATGAGATAAAATGGATTAATGTTGGGAAGTTTGGAGAATTGATAGATACCCTGATAAAATTTAATGTGAAAGAAGCAATTATGGCAGGAAAGGTCTCAAAGACTCTCCTTTATAAATCCAAAGTAACACCTGATATTAGGGCAGTGAAGTTGCTTTTTTCTTTGAAGGATAAGAGTGATGACTCTATACTTAATGCAATAACAAGGGAACTCGAAAAAGAGGGCATTCATGTAATCAATACTGCAACCTTTAGTCCTCATCTTCTTACACCAGAGGGCGTGCTGACAGAGGACCCGCCAACAATGGATGAATGGAAGGATATAGAGTTTGGCTGGGCAATTGCAAAAGAGATAGGCAGACTCGACATAGGGCAGACTGTTGTTGTAAAGGGACAGGCTGTAATGGCAGTAGAGGCAATAGAGGGAACAGATGATGCGATACTTCGCGGTGGAAGGCTTTCTGGAGAGGGTGCTGTAGTGATTAAGGTATCTAAACCGCATCAGGATATGAGGCTTGATGTTCCTGTTATAGGTATAAATACCCTTAGGTCCATGATTGAGGTAAAGGCAAGGATCATTGCAATTGAAGCACACAAAAGTATGATAGTAAATAGGGATCGATTGATTAGAGAAGCAGAAGAGTCAGGGATTTCAGTTGTTGGAATCTCACATGAAAAAATCGCAAAGAAACTCTCTCATATGAAGTATTGA
- a CDS encoding lipoate--protein ligase family protein — MTDWRLIDSGLCDAAYNMALDEAIAISVRNSNAPPTLRFYNWRCTSVSLGSFQKIADINIEYCINNNIPVVRRPTGGRGILHGDELTYSFSARNEGFFSGGLLETYHRLSLAFQSSLHRMGLKVTIKTQRESVANLTRSPLCFKSTSYGEISLDGKKLIGSAQKRWKDGFLQQGSIPYSIDYEKIDLVFKTIAPSLRQSKEILGLRKLIPNFEHEKFKEYIKSAFEEIFNITFIVSHPSPHEQRLALLLLSEKYQHPHWTLRTTKNTMSYNNNEISKKALQG; from the coding sequence GTGACCGATTGGAGATTAATAGACTCGGGTCTTTGCGATGCTGCATACAACATGGCACTGGATGAAGCAATTGCAATCTCTGTAAGAAACAGCAATGCTCCCCCAACATTAAGATTTTACAACTGGAGATGCACTTCTGTAAGTCTCGGCTCTTTCCAGAAGATAGCGGATATTAATATCGAATACTGCATAAACAATAATATTCCTGTTGTCAGAAGACCAACAGGAGGCAGGGGAATCCTTCACGGGGATGAACTCACATATAGTTTTTCTGCAAGGAATGAAGGTTTTTTTTCAGGTGGCCTTTTAGAGACCTATCATAGATTAAGCCTTGCATTTCAATCATCATTACATCGAATGGGCTTAAAAGTTACTATAAAAACACAAAGGGAATCTGTAGCAAATCTTACACGAAGCCCTCTCTGCTTTAAATCCACATCATATGGTGAGATAAGTCTTGATGGGAAAAAGCTAATAGGATCAGCACAGAAGAGATGGAAAGATGGATTTTTGCAGCAAGGATCAATACCTTATTCTATAGATTATGAAAAAATCGATTTGGTCTTTAAAACCATTGCTCCATCACTCCGACAATCCAAAGAAATCCTTGGTCTAAGAAAACTGATACCAAATTTTGAACATGAAAAATTTAAGGAATATATAAAATCAGCCTTTGAGGAGATATTTAATATTACTTTTATTGTGTCTCATCCTTCTCCTCATGAGCAAAGGCTTGCCCTTCTTCTGTTATCAGAGAAGTATCAGCATCCTCACTGGACTCTGAGGACGACAAAGAATACCATGTCTTATAATAATAATGAAATATCGAAGAAAGCATTACAAGGCTAA
- a CDS encoding CooT family nickel-binding protein, which yields MCEANAYIYKNGKEELYLENVDLLIPEGSKIYLRNLFGEQKTFEGHVKEISLLKHKILLEETKE from the coding sequence ATGTGTGAAGCAAATGCATATATTTATAAAAATGGTAAAGAGGAACTCTACCTCGAAAATGTTGATCTCTTAATACCCGAAGGCAGCAAGATATATCTCAGAAACCTCTTTGGAGAGCAAAAAACTTTCGAGGGCCATGTCAAGGAAATATCTCTTCTCAAGCATAAGATATTGCTTGAAGAGACAAAAGAGTAG
- a CDS encoding DUF3842 family protein — protein sequence MRKIAVIDGQGGGIGSLIIKGLREEFGDNIEIIALGTNSTATSSMMKARANKGATGENAIIWNAGKVDIIIGPLSIVLSNGMLGELTQAMAEAIASSPAKKLLIPLNQEGVEVIGITKEPLPHLIEKLINRIKEDLYV from the coding sequence ATGAGAAAAATTGCTGTTATAGATGGTCAGGGCGGCGGTATAGGTAGCCTTATAATAAAAGGGCTAAGAGAAGAGTTCGGAGACAACATAGAGATTATAGCATTAGGAACAAACTCTACTGCTACAAGCTCTATGATGAAGGCTCGAGCAAATAAAGGTGCTACAGGTGAAAATGCTATTATATGGAATGCAGGCAAGGTGGACATTATTATCGGTCCTTTAAGTATTGTTTTATCAAATGGAATGCTTGGAGAACTTACACAAGCAATGGCTGAGGCAATAGCCTCATCGCCTGCAAAAAAACTACTTATCCCATTAAATCAAGAGGGTGTGGAAGTAATAGGAATCACAAAAGAGCCTCTTCCACATTTAATAGAAAAACTTATAAATCGTATTAAGGAGGACTTGTATGTGTGA